The DNA sequence GATGAAGGGCTGATGAGAAAAAAGTGAACATGAAACCTTACATTCCTTTTAATTAGTATATACTCTCAATCTTACATTCTCATTCTTTTTAATAATGGACAACGCTAATGCCTACACGTGTGGTGGGAGCGAAACTCGTCGACACACCCTGTAGTACACAGACTGCGTCACGtcaccgcatgcatgcatgtgagaatccttttgaatttcctgtttttaaaatgttttatctcttaaataaAAAATCCGATCGAAGATtcgttttcaccattaaatctCTCATGAtgagatcttcgaaactagatctcaTATCAATATATTTCGACGAGTATTTTTCCGGTTAAAAATTGCCATGTCTATTGCATATGAATTGCCATGGTGTTTACACTGAAATTGTCATGATATATTTCAACTATTTTCTTCTACATTTAAAAGTAATTTTTGACATTTATAAAACAGGAAATTAAAAAACTAGACTTGTCATGAACCATAAACTAAGATTGCCATGATACATGCACTTAAAATAGCCATGGTTCATACAAAAAATATTTTTCATGGTCAACATCTTCAAAATACTAAAATTGCCATGCTCTACAAACTTAAATTGCCACATGACAACTTTAATTTAAGCACCATGTCAACTACAGTGTAAATATCATGGCAACTTCTGGGGAATTTTTTTTCGTCAAAACATATTAACATGGGATCTAATTTTGAAGATCTCGTCGAGACGGATTTAATAGTGAAAACATATTTTTTAGTTCGACTTTTTAAATAGGAGATAAAACATTTTTAAGCCGAAAACCAAAAAGATACCTGCTGATGTCATCTATTCACATGTGACAAAATGAGTGGTAAATAAGACGTGTGGGCGATGTGCAATATGTCACACATGTGAGTGTTAGTTTTTTCGTTAATAATTTACCTATATGATGAGAAAAAAAAAAGACGCGGCCCGATCCCACAACTTCGTCCGATCTCCTAACCTCGTCACCGTCCGATCAAACTAAAACCATCCAAACCGATCAACCATCGTcgaaaccctagcgccgccgcacTATATAAGCTCCTCCCGTCCAATCTATCCCCATTTCCCAGACCACCCAAACCCACACAACCcactcggcggcggcggcggcggagcacgCGAAGATGGTGAAGTTCCTGAAGCCCGGCAAGGCGGTGATCCTTCTCCAGGGTCGGTTCGCCGGCCGGAAGGCGGTCATTGTGCGCGTTTTCGAGGAGGGCACGCGCGACCGCCCCTACGGCCACTGCCTCGTCGCCGGCCTAGCCAAGTACCCCAAGAAGGTGATCCGTAAGGACTCGGCCAAGAAGACGGCGAAGAAGTCGCGCGTGAAGTGCTTCCTGAAGCTGGTCAACTTCACCCACATCATGCCCACCCGCTACACCCTGGATGTCGACTTCAAGGACGTGGCCTCCGGCGGGCCCGACGCCCTCGCCACCCGCGACAAGAAGGGCGCCTCCTGCAACCCCCCGCTACACCCTGGATGTCGCCTTCAAGGACGTGGCCTCCGGCGGGCCCGACGCCCTCGCCACCCGCGACAAGAAGGTCGCCTCCTGCAAGGCCGCCAAGGCACGTCTCGAGGAGAGGTTCAAGACCGGCAAGAACAGGTGGTTCTTCACCAAGCTCCGCTTCTAGGAGCAGAGCGTCTTTACAATACTAGTAGTTCCTTGTTCTTGCAATCAATAGCACACTGAGCTATCTCTATCACTGTTTTTGTATTGTCCATGAGGATTTTGTGGTTAGTATGGATCTCGGAGAGAGTTTAATTAAggcatgatgatgatgatgttccaTGTGTTAAATCATGCTAAAGAATGCACATGGTTGCAATTTTGTTGGAACTtactccttgagctgtttatttcCCCAATTCTTATAACTATATTGTTTAGTCTTGTTCGTGAGTAATATCTGACGCAACCTTTCTGTTAAATAGTGCGGTGTTTACTGTTTAGGACTACCATGGATATTAGCTACCCAGTATATTCGGTTAGCCCTTTAACGGTCTAATAATTGCTACCCTGCTTGGTATGCTTGTAACTTCCTCATATTGACCATCTCACTGCCTTGCATGCTCCACTGATCCACCCTCAACATGTTGTGTTGGGTTTAGTACTGTTTTGGCATGCTTGTAGCTTCTTCATATTGACCCATTTCACTGTCTTCCATAGCTTCGTCGTACAGTTATATGCAGTGCCAAGACAGCAAATGGTCTCATATTGTCATTTTGATTATATACCCTTTTTGGCTTGCAATTAAAATGCATCACTTGTTTTTCTCAATTGTACATGGTATGAGGGCCTTAAAAGTTATCATGtgatatcatgttcaccattggAAGAAACTATGATATATTTAATGAAAATGAGAATATGAGAAAATGATGCAGTGAAGCTGTCTGTTGATCATGTCGTTACAACATACAATGTTTACAGTGCAACATGATCTCAAAGATTGAGTTCCTGCTTGCATTGGCCTGTTTTGTGCTGAATCTCTTCTCTGCAATCAGTTGTGTCGTGGTCTTCgtttcacttgttattgaacggTTCATTGGGATATGTGGTGCTCGTATTGGATCAGTCTTGTCTTGCCTTTGATTTGGTCTTCCATATTTGTTTGCTGCCTATATGGACCAAAAATGATAAATGTATATATTGCCTCCTCAGATACATGGTGAAAATTAATGGATCAACACTGCCATGTTGCTATCATGCGGTGGAAACATTTGCCTATgccttctttggttcataggataggaattttataggaatagaaaaatcataggaagtgagatgacatgcatgtcaAGAGATaccatttgatgcataggataggattttttccattgagtctaggctaatgttttttttcctccaaaacatgaaggattgattcctatcctacataggaatatgaatccattcctacaaaccaaagggcttcaaaggaatttttcctttgcaaatcctatcctatagaattcctacaaaaatcctacaaaccaaaggagtGTAATCTGAACCAGAATAGCAGTAGTTCAAGTACTCCCTCTGATCCATATTACTTTGGCTGCTCAAAGGGATGTATAGGTCTGTATTGGCCATCTTTTTATTTGATTCAGTGTTTTGTGATGTCAAATGCTGTATTTATATCTCTGTTGCAAGTATTCTTTTTTTAGTGTTGCAAGTATTCTGATGAAAAGCTAACTAGCAATAATAGCAAGAAAAAAAATACTGAATAGTTTTTATTAGCTTGTGTGGTTGTGCTTTACCTCAGCTCTTCCTTTAGCTAGGTTGGCTCAGTCGTACTTTGTGTTACTCCCTTAGTTTGTGTTATTCCATTGATGTAAATTCACTCGATACTGTATGATATTGCGAAAATGCTCTTTAGAGCTCGGGCTCCATGGAGCCCGAGTTTGACTTGATCAAAATTCAAATTTTCACGTTTCAAAAAATTGTGAAAAAAAATACACACATACTTAGAGATATAAAGCATATGTGTGTAAATTTTCAGGACGAAACACTTTAAAATGAGTGCTACACAAAAAGAACAAATCGGAGGCTTTTTAGTAGATGCACTATTCATTCTTAAAGTccatgaatttgtcttttttgcacagATCGCATTTTAGGGTATTTCATCCTCAAATTTTACATACATACTCATAACATCCTTGTTTACTTGTATgattttttttagatttttttaaaactgaaaagtgtaaattttaaattttttaaaaaatccggcctccatggaggccgagctccaaaACGCCCTACTCATGATATTGTAGTTATTTTAATGATTGCAAAATAGTTCTGTTACTATATTTGTATGTTAATATTATAtttccctctgtaaagaaatataagagcgtttagatttATCACTCTTATATTTCTGTACAGAGGGAGTAATTTGTTATAGTTCAGTGTATGAAGTGGCTCCGCtttattccctttgtcaattgATGTTTATATGGTTTTGTTTTGTACTACGTATATGTTGTGTTAGTGATGTTTTATTGTTGATGTTGGCTGTTCATTGCTAAGTTATGTTACTCATGCCCCTATTCTACTCCACGCCCTCTAAACCTCCAATTGGGTTTGAAATTGGCACTGAGGATGGCATCTTTGTTCCTTGTGAAGGCTGTGAGAATGGCATCTTTTTTTTAGATTAAGGTGTCTTTTATTCAATAACAATCATATCCTTTACAATAGTAGGGATCAGAAATGACGGAGCTACGTCCTGTCATTGCTCCTCCAATTTAGACCTAGAACAAAAGCGAGCAAGCTCATGTGCGACAACATTAGCTTCTCAATTACAATGAGAAATTGTCGCCATGCGAAAAGAACTTAATAGTTCCTTGCAGGCTCTGTATTCCACGGGTAAAGAATGGCATTCACTATTTCCATGAAATCACTCTCCACCTTTAAATCATGAATACCCAGATTTTGTGCTAGTCTCAAGCCGCACTCGGTACATCAAGTGCATGTTTCTTATAACTCACCACAGCCGCTATGAAGATCTCTCCAGCATCTCCAACTATTGCTCCCAAGGCCCCTGCCGTAACTGGTCTTGTCCAACCCTTTACATTTCTTTTCTGCTTCATTTTTTTGGCATTATAGTTTGCAACAATGCCATGAATACTTAGCCCTGTATGAACTATAGTACCAACCTTTCCACCATTGACTAACTTCCTTTGTTCCCACCAAAGAAACCATCAGGTCACCATAACAATTTCCGTGCTGTGTATAATCTGGTTATTATCTTCATTCAGAAATTGCACGAACATAAGATCTTCAAGGATCTCCGAACCTAATCAATCTGGTCTCGCTGCTGTAATCGCACTTTTTCCCATTCCCAGACAGGACCAAACCTCCTTTGCTCTTGGGCATGTGAACATCATATGCCTCAAATCTTCTGGTTCCACTTTACACCCTGGACAGACGATGGGTGATTTCATATGGCGATCACTCAAAGTACAGCAACATGGTATGATCCCATGCAGGGCTCTCCAGGTGAAG is a window from the Triticum urartu cultivar G1812 unplaced genomic scaffold, Tu2.1 TuUngrouped_contig_9488, whole genome shotgun sequence genome containing:
- the LOC125532248 gene encoding 60S ribosomal protein L27-3-like produces the protein MVKFLKPGKAVILLQGRFAGRKAVIVRVFEEGTRDRPYGHCLVAGLAKYPKKVIRKDSAKKTAKKSRVKCFLKLVNFTHIMPTRYTLDVDFKDDVASGGPDALATRDKKVASCKAAKARLEERFKTGKNRWFFTKLRF